A stretch of DNA from Oscillospiraceae bacterium:
TGCCCGGGCAGCTTGTCGGAGAAAAAGGAGATAATCTTATCGTCAAGCGAGAGTTTTCCTTCACCGATCAGCGCCCCGATAGCCATCGAGACAAAAGTCTTGCTGACCGAGTACATACGGTGCTTGTCCTCCGCTTTGAACGGCGCGGCGTAATATTCGCCGAAAACCCGGTCGCCCCGCATTAAAATCACGCTGTGCATCGCAAGTTCGGCTGAATCGAGTTCCCGTAAAAACCCCATCATGTTCCGGGAGGGCAGGCCTGCCCGCTCCGGTGTGATCTTTTTGAAGGTTTTCATTTCTCCAACACCTTTCGTTCGTCTTATTTTATAATACCATATCTATAAAGTTTTAAAAAGAAAAAAGTGAATAAATATAAAAATACAAGGCCGCGGCGATTCGCCACGGCCTTGTCCGCTGATGATTATTCCTGGCGCTGTAGCCGATGTCGTCAAGCGCCTCGACGGCGGCTTCGACTTTGGTATCCTCGACCTCTACGGTCTTAGCCGCAAGGTCTATTTTGAACGTGATCCCTTTTTCAGTGAGTGCTTTTGTGATACGCGCCGAGCACATTCCGCAGTGCATATCGGGTACTTTTAATGTTTTCATGATGTAACCTCATTTCATCAATTTTTTTATGGTATCGACGAGATCAGTGACAACCTCGTCGGTCGCCTCGTCGCTGCCGTTTTGAATATCCGACACCACGCAAGTTCGGATGTGGTTTTCGAGGAGCTCTTTGCCGAAGGCATTTAGTGCCGACTGCACGGCAGAGACCTGTGTCAAAATGTCGGTGCAGTAGGCGTCTTCGGAAAGCATCTTTTGCAAGCCCCTCACCTGCCCCTCGATGCGTTTGAGCCGATTTTGCAAGGCGTTCAATTCCGGCTCGCGGTATCTGATTTTATTTTGACAGCACTCGTTTATAGACCGACGAGACGATCAGCGCAGCACGCTCGTTTGCGAGTTTTTTCCCCTCTCATCTGCTGTCGCCGGTTTTTCCTCGGTTTTCATACACGGCGCAGCTGAATATCCGGCTTTTTCTATCTTGGACATGATGTCCTCGGGTTTTAAAACTGCCTCATCATAAGAGATGATCAACCGATTCATCGGAAAGTTTATTTCGCCGCTTTGCACACTCGGCAGCTTTTTGGCCACACACTCCACAGCGCTCGAACAGGACGCGCAGTGCTACCCC
This window harbors:
- a CDS encoding metal-sensing transcriptional repressor, whose product is MNECCQNKIRYREPELNALQNRLKRIEGQVRGLQKMLSEDAYCTDILTQVSAVQSALNAFGKELLENHIRTCVVSDIQNGSDEATDEVVTDLVDTIKKLMK
- a CDS encoding heavy-metal-associated domain-containing protein — protein: MKTLKVPDMHCGMCSARITKALTEKGITFKIDLAAKTVEVEDTKVEAAVEALDDIGYSARNNHQRTRPWRIAAALYFYIYSLFSF